AACGCTGAGTTGAGCCGTCCCGCGAGCACGATTCCCGCAATCGCCGCCGTCACGCCGGCGAGCGTATAAGTCAGAAAGATCACGCGACGCACGGGAATGCCCGCAAGCCGCGCCGCCTCCTGATTGCCGCCGACCGCGAACACCTGGTGACCGAACGTTGTCTTGCGCAGCAACACATGGCCGATCACGAACACGATCAGCATCACGATCATCGGTGCGGGCAAACCGGCGAACGTCTTCGCTCCGAACAGCGTGAACGCATTCGGAAAATCGAACTTGGTGCGGCCATCGGAAATGGCGAGCGTGAGACCACGGCCCATCGCCATCATCGCGAGCGTCACGATGAACGGCACGAGCCTGAGCCATGTCACTGAGAAGCCGTTCAGCGCACCGACAAGCGCACCGACCGCGAGCGCAATCACGAGACCGGCGATGCCGACCCCGATGGCATCGGGTGTCGAACCCGCCATGAAGGTCGCGGCGACCATCCCGCTCAACGCGACCAGCGAGCCGACCGACAGATCGATACCCGAGGTGATGATCACGAATGTGCCGCCCACCGCCGCGATGCCGACCACCGACGTCTGCACGAGGATGTTGGTCAGCGTACTCGTCGTCAGAAACTCGGGCGACGCAATCGACAGCACGACGCAAATGACGATCAGCGCGGCCAGCAAGGGACCGACGCCGCTGCGCAGTTGCCGGATCACGCGACTCGAAAGCGCTTCCGGGTCAGTCTGTTTCGCTGCCGTCGAAGTCATGCTCGTGCTCCTGTTGTCGCCCATTGAATCACCGTCTCCGAATCGGCTTCGTCGCGGGGCAGTTCCGCAACGATCCTGCCGCGATACATCACCAGCACCCGGTCGGACATGCCGAGCAGTTCCGGCAATTCCGAACTGACCATCACCACGGCCGCGCCCGCGCGCGCCATCGACACCATATGCGCATAGATTTCCGTCTTCGCACCGACGTCGATGCCGCGTGTCGGCTCGTCGAGCATGATCACGGCCGGCTGCGTGGCCGTTGCGCGCCCGAGAATCACCTTCTGCTGATTGCCGCCTGACAGATTGCCCGTGATCTGCACGACGCTCGACGCCCGCACGCCGAAGCGAGCACTCGCCTTCTGCGCGAGCGCACGCTTTCTCGCATTGCGCACGAAGCCGCCCGTCGCGATCGCCTTCAGGCTCGACAGCACGATGTTCTCTTCGATGCTCGCATCGAGCACGAGTCCTTCGAGCTTGCGATCTTCGGCGGTATAGACGAGGCCCTGGCGCACGCCATCGGCGGGCGAGCGGACCACGGTCTTGTTGCCGCGAATGAAGATGTCGCCTTCGGTCACCTTCTGCGCACCGAAGATCGCCTTCAGCAACTCCGTGCGGCCCGCGCCCGCAATACCCGCAATCCCGACGATCTCGCCCGCGCGCACCTTGAAGCTCGCGTGCCGCACGATGGGCGGACTCGCGAGATCGCGCACTTCGAGCACGACTGGGCCGTAATCGCGCGGCTCCCACGGGTAGAACGAGTCGAGATTGCGCGCGACCATCGCCTGCACCAGATCCTGTTCGGTCCACGCCGACATCGGGCGCTCGCTGACCGTCGCGCCATCGCGCATCACGACGGCCGAATCGGCCAGCTCGAACACTTCTTCCAGATGGTGCGAAATGAAAATGATGCCCATGCCCGCAGCGCGCAAACGTCTCACGACGGCATACAGATGCGAGATGTCGTCACGCTGCAACGCGGCCGTCGGTTCGTCCATCACCAGAATGCGTGCGTCGCGCGCAATGGCTTTCGCAACTTCGATCAGCTGCCGCTTGTTGAGCGGCAGATCGCCGAGCCGCATGGATGGCGACACGCCGTCGAGGCCCACTTGCGCAAGCGCCTGTCGCGCATTCTGATCGGCCTCGCGACGCTGAACGAAGCCGTTGCGTGCCGGCATGCGGCCAAGAAACAGGTTTTCCGCCACCGTCATATCGTTGACGAGCGACAGTTCCTGATAGATCACCGCAACGCCCGCATCGATTGCCGCGTGCGTACCGCGTCCGAGCGGCACGCCATTGATCTCGATCGTGCCTTCGTCCGGTTCGTAAGCCCCCGATAGCGTCTTGATCAGCGACGATTTGCCCGCGCCGTTCTCACCGACGATGGCCAGTACCCGGCCCGCCTCGAGCGTCAGGCTGACGCCGCGCAACGCCTTCACACCCGGAAAGCTTTTGACGATGCCCGCCATGCGCAGCAACGGCGGCACATGGCTGTCGGCACCCGCACGCGGGTGTGGCTGCACGTTGTCCTGCGGCTGCGAACTCGTCCCGGCGTTCATGTGCTAATCCCGCATTCGATGACGGGCCCGCGCCTTGCAAACGGCGCCCGTCCAGGTTACATCGATACGTTACTGGCTCACCTGCAGCGACCACAGACCGTATTTTTTCGTTTCGTCCGAATCGATATTCGACTTGTCGATCAGGAACGTCGGCCATGCGTACGTGGCGGGCACGGACTTGCCCGCCGAGTTGTCGGCGATGAAACTGAGCGACTTCGCGGCCATTTCAATCGGGTTCTGCGAGATCGTCGCGTCCTGCTTGCCTGCGCGGATCGCCGACAAGGCCTGCGCCGTGCCATCCGCCCCGATGACGAGGATGTGCGCCTTGTCATCGAGCGGCTTGTAGCGGCCCGCGTTGTCGATCGCTTTTTCCGCGCCCACGGTGTTGTCGTCGTTGGCCCCGAACACCGCGTCGATCTGCGGGAATTTCTGCAGGATGTTGGTCATCGCGTTCAGCGACTTCTCCTGATCGAAAGCACCTTCCTGACGCGCCACGACCTTGATGTCCGAGTACTTCGCGATCTCATCGCTAAAGCCCTTTTCACGATCGGTGGCGGCCGTCGTGCCGACCAGGCCGATCAGGTCGACGACATTGCCCTTCGCGGAGCCGTAGCGTTTGGTCAACTGATCGGCGATCCATTTCGCGCCCGTTGCGCCGAGCGCGACGTTATCCGACGCGACGAACGACGTGACCTTGCCGCCGTCCGATCCTCGATCGAGCGTGAAGACGGGGATGTTCATCTGATTCGCTTTCTGCACCACGGGGATGATCGCCTTCGAATCGATCGGATTCAGCACGAGCGCGGTGATGCCTTGACTCAGCAGATTGTTTGCGTCGTTGACCTGCTGTTGCGCATCGCCGTTCGCATTGGTCTGTACCAGATCGAACGACTCATCTTTCGAGCCTTTTTCGACGCCGAGCTTCAATCCGACGAAGAACGCGTTGTTCAGCGTCGCGATGGAGAAGCCAATCTTGGTCTTGCCGCCCGGGGCCGACGCCGGCGCAGCGCTCGCGACTGCGGCGCCGCTTGCGCTGGCATCGCTCGCCGCGGTTACCGTCGAAGGCGACTCGCTCTTCGAGCAGCCGCTCAACGCGGCGGCGACGCACAACAGTCCAGCACCCGCCGGCGCGGCGAGTGAACTCCATCCATTAAACCGTGCTGAATTCCAGGCCATGAGCGTCTCCGTTGTTCAAATAGTCAGTTATCAGATACCGGGAGTCGATGTACGCGGATGCGTACCGACGGGTCAGACTCGACACACTGCACACTACGGGCGTTTGGGTCGCACGCCATATTGACTAAATCTGTCCACCACCTCGGCCATCTGTTCGTCCGACAGCACGGGCGGCGCGCCGAGTGTCGCCGCGAGCAGATACTGCTGCGCCAGCACTTCGACTTCATTCGCGAGCCACAAGGCTCGCCCGAGATCGGGTCCAAGCGCAATCACGCCATGATGCGCAAGCAGACATGCAGTCCGGTCTTGCAGCGCAACCACCGCATGATCCGACAGCGCCTGACTGCCAAAGGTCGCATAGGGCGCGCAACGAATCGAATTGCCGCCCGCAGCGGCGACCATGTAGTGATGCGCGGGAATATCGCGACCGTGAATCGACATCGCCGTGGCCGCGTTCGAATGGGTGTGGACGACCGCGCCGATTTCGGGCCGTGCGTGCAGAATGTCGCGATGAAAGCGCCATTCCGTCGACGGCCGCTTTTCGTCGAATACAGGCGCAGTCGCTTCGATATCGAGTGGCAACCAGACGATTGTGTCCGCATCCAGTTGCGCCGCCGGCACGCCGCTCGGCGTAATCAGAAAGCCATCGCGCCAGCGCGCGCTCACGTTGCCCGACGTGCCCTGATTGATGCCCAACCGCACCATTTCCCGCATCGTGTTCACGATGTCGGCACGCAACGCGTCTTCCGTCGCTGACTGGCTGTTCACGCTCACGATGCCGTACTCGCAGCGGGCGCCTGGGCCTGAAACAATGCCTTGAGGTTGGCTTCGAACGGTTTGGCTATGATGCCTCGTTCCGTGATGTAACCCGTCACGAGATCGTGCGGCGTCACGTCGAACGCGGGATTCAACACCTTGATGTCCACAGGCGCGATCTGCTGGCCACCGAGATGGGTCACCTCGTCGCCATGACGCTCCTCGATGACGATCGTGCTGCCATCGGGTGTCTGCAGATCGAGCGTGGACGACGGGCACGCCACATAAAACGGCACACCGAAATGACGCGATGCGATGGCGAGACTCAATGTGCCGATCTTGTTTGCGAAGTCGCCATTCGCCGCCACCCGGTCCGCGCCGACGATGACGACATCCACCTTGCGCAGCGCCATCAGCGACGCCGCC
The Paraburkholderia hospita DNA segment above includes these coding regions:
- a CDS encoding class II aldolase/adducin family protein, whose product is MSVNSQSATEDALRADIVNTMREMVRLGINQGTSGNVSARWRDGFLITPSGVPAAQLDADTIVWLPLDIEATAPVFDEKRPSTEWRFHRDILHARPEIGAVVHTHSNAATAMSIHGRDIPAHHYMVAAAGGNSIRCAPYATFGSQALSDHAVVALQDRTACLLAHHGVIALGPDLGRALWLANEVEVLAQQYLLAATLGAPPVLSDEQMAEVVDRFSQYGVRPKRP
- a CDS encoding ABC transporter permease — translated: MTSTAAKQTDPEALSSRVIRQLRSGVGPLLAALIVICVVLSIASPEFLTTSTLTNILVQTSVVGIAAVGGTFVIITSGIDLSVGSLVALSGMVAATFMAGSTPDAIGVGIAGLVIALAVGALVGALNGFSVTWLRLVPFIVTLAMMAMGRGLTLAISDGRTKFDFPNAFTLFGAKTFAGLPAPMIVMLIVFVIGHVLLRKTTFGHQVFAVGGNQEAARLAGIPVRRVIFLTYTLAGVTAAIAGIVLAGRLNSALPSAANGLELQVIAGVVIGGTSLAGGRGSIVGTFIGVVLIGVINVGLSLLGVNPFWTQFIQGGVIFAAVMLDALSQRRKN
- a CDS encoding sugar ABC transporter substrate-binding protein translates to MAWNSARFNGWSSLAAPAGAGLLCVAAALSGCSKSESPSTVTAASDASASGAAVASAAPASAPGGKTKIGFSIATLNNAFFVGLKLGVEKGSKDESFDLVQTNANGDAQQQVNDANNLLSQGITALVLNPIDSKAIIPVVQKANQMNIPVFTLDRGSDGGKVTSFVASDNVALGATGAKWIADQLTKRYGSAKGNVVDLIGLVGTTAATDREKGFSDEIAKYSDIKVVARQEGAFDQEKSLNAMTNILQKFPQIDAVFGANDDNTVGAEKAIDNAGRYKPLDDKAHILVIGADGTAQALSAIRAGKQDATISQNPIEMAAKSLSFIADNSAGKSVPATYAWPTFLIDKSNIDSDETKKYGLWSLQVSQ
- a CDS encoding sugar ABC transporter ATP-binding protein — encoded protein: MNAGTSSQPQDNVQPHPRAGADSHVPPLLRMAGIVKSFPGVKALRGVSLTLEAGRVLAIVGENGAGKSSLIKTLSGAYEPDEGTIEINGVPLGRGTHAAIDAGVAVIYQELSLVNDMTVAENLFLGRMPARNGFVQRREADQNARQALAQVGLDGVSPSMRLGDLPLNKRQLIEVAKAIARDARILVMDEPTAALQRDDISHLYAVVRRLRAAGMGIIFISHHLEEVFELADSAVVMRDGATVSERPMSAWTEQDLVQAMVARNLDSFYPWEPRDYGPVVLEVRDLASPPIVRHASFKVRAGEIVGIAGIAGAGRTELLKAIFGAQKVTEGDIFIRGNKTVVRSPADGVRQGLVYTAEDRKLEGLVLDASIEENIVLSSLKAIATGGFVRNARKRALAQKASARFGVRASSVVQITGNLSGGNQQKVILGRATATQPAVIMLDEPTRGIDVGAKTEIYAHMVSMARAGAAVVMVSSELPELLGMSDRVLVMYRGRIVAELPRDEADSETVIQWATTGARA